Proteins from a genomic interval of Brevinematales bacterium:
- a CDS encoding AAA family ATPase, whose product MQNVVTTGIEINPEFAKAMDFMENGKHHVFLTGKAGTGKSTLLSYFCENTGLNHVILAPTGVAALNVGGQTIHSFFGFRPNITKDQIKRSDWHVDFLRNLDVIIIDEVSMLRADLLDYIDEFLRINRNPAETFGGIKMIFIGDLFQLPPVVTGNEEQIFKDYYDSPYFFSAHCLAGVTVRYIELTKIYRQNDRRFIDILNNVRNNNITYRDISELNRRVDRGFEPSEDEFYIWLTPFNKTVMEINSYHLSRLEGEAHRFTADIRGDFEEKYYPLEDPLILKIGAQVMLLNNDIEGRWVNGSMGKITKIEDDLDYIEVQLNDGDKVRVGKNRWDIYRYEYSKAERHIKAVEIGSFTQYPIRPAWAITIHKSQGKTFDRAIIDMGRGAFSTGQTYVALSRCRSLEGIILKTPINQWGVWSDKRVMEFIENIRG is encoded by the coding sequence ATGCAAAACGTAGTAACTACCGGAATTGAAATCAATCCGGAATTCGCAAAAGCGATGGATTTTATGGAAAACGGAAAACATCATGTATTCCTTACCGGAAAAGCCGGTACGGGGAAATCCACGCTTCTTTCGTACTTCTGCGAGAACACGGGACTGAACCATGTCATTCTCGCGCCGACCGGCGTCGCCGCGCTCAACGTGGGCGGGCAGACTATTCATTCGTTCTTCGGTTTCCGCCCGAATATTACTAAGGACCAAATCAAAAGATCGGACTGGCACGTCGATTTTTTAAGAAATCTCGACGTTATCATTATCGACGAGGTATCCATGCTCCGTGCCGACCTACTCGATTATATCGACGAATTCCTGCGGATCAACCGCAACCCCGCTGAAACTTTCGGCGGAATTAAGATGATTTTCATAGGGGATTTATTCCAGCTTCCCCCGGTAGTCACGGGGAATGAAGAACAGATTTTCAAGGATTATTACGACAGCCCCTATTTCTTCTCCGCACATTGTCTTGCCGGTGTCACCGTCAGATATATAGAGCTCACGAAAATCTACCGGCAGAACGACCGAAGGTTTATCGATATTCTCAATAACGTTCGGAATAACAATATCACTTATAGGGATATTTCCGAACTGAACCGCAGGGTAGACCGCGGGTTCGAGCCGTCCGAGGACGAGTTCTATATCTGGCTTACCCCGTTTAATAAGACCGTCATGGAGATCAATTCCTATCATCTATCCCGTCTTGAAGGGGAAGCCCACCGGTTTACCGCCGATATTCGCGGAGATTTCGAGGAAAAGTATTATCCCCTCGAAGACCCGCTCATCCTCAAAATAGGGGCGCAGGTTATGCTTCTCAATAACGATATTGAGGGCAGGTGGGTCAACGGTTCGATGGGTAAAATCACGAAAATAGAGGATGATCTCGATTATATCGAAGTTCAGTTAAATGACGGGGATAAGGTCAGGGTAGGCAAGAATAGGTGGGATATTTACCGCTATGAATATTCCAAAGCGGAACGACATATTAAAGCGGTGGAAATCGGGAGTTTTACGCAGTATCCTATTCGTCCGGCATGGGCGATCACTATTCATAAATCGCAGGGTAAAACGTTCGACCGCGCGATCATAGACATGGGGCGCGGAGCCTTCTCAACCGGGCAGACCTACGTCGCGCTATCGCGCTGCCGATCACTCGAAGGTATTATCCTGAAAACGCCGATAAATCAGTGGGGCGTATGGTCGGATAAACGTGTCATGGAGTTCATTGAAAATATAAGAGGATAA
- a CDS encoding AAA family ATPase has product MKTVSFSTVKGGVGKTCISLQTAKILSENYKVLMIDMDPQSAATAHLVTRQVDYTIRNVIGEDKPVSETVIHVDNNFDFIPSEIDLSFVEIDMASTPNSSFVLYQKLNDPLLSDIVGDYDYCIIDSPPAVGLLMNSAIIASDMTVIPTQLESWSVRGIVPTQKAIAKCRRSKSLVNKGIDEMIVSNMYDNRSVKNSFLEKLKTDYSDILYPYPISLKSDISATFSQAGHFLPENTKSYEEFKGFVDHLLGVLNGK; this is encoded by the coding sequence ATGAAAACTGTGTCATTTTCTACGGTAAAAGGCGGTGTAGGTAAAACCTGTATCTCACTCCAAACCGCTAAAATCCTTTCCGAGAATTACAAGGTATTAATGATCGATATGGACCCGCAGAGCGCTGCGACGGCTCACTTGGTTACAAGACAGGTCGATTATACGATCCGGAATGTAATCGGCGAGGATAAACCTGTCTCGGAAACCGTTATTCATGTTGATAATAATTTCGACTTTATCCCGTCAGAAATCGACCTGTCTTTTGTTGAAATTGATATGGCCAGTACCCCGAATAGCTCATTCGTACTTTATCAAAAACTGAACGATCCCCTATTATCCGATATCGTCGGTGACTATGATTATTGCATTATCGACAGCCCCCCAGCAGTCGGGTTACTCATGAATTCCGCGATTATAGCTTCGGATATGACGGTTATCCCTACCCAGCTTGAGTCCTGGTCTGTCCGCGGTATTGTTCCTACTCAGAAAGCAATCGCAAAGTGCAGAAGGTCGAAAAGCCTCGTAAATAAGGGTATTGACGAAATGATCGTATCGAATATGTACGATAACCGCAGTGTAAAAAACAGTTTTCTTGAGAAATTAAAAACAGATTATAGCGATATTCTGTACCCCTACCCCATATCGCTAAAGTCGGATATATCAGCCACTTTTTCACAGGCGGGACATTTTTTACCGGAAAATACGAAATCTTATGAGGAATTTAAGGGTTTTGTAGATCATCTTCTGGGGGTATTAAATGGCAAGTAA